From the genome of Hymenobacter gelipurpurascens:
TTGCCGGGGGTGGCCTAGGCTACGCCATCGGTCGGAACGCCGACAACAAGCGCCGGGCCGAAGCTGCCCGCGTAGCTGCTGCTCGTCGGGCCGAAGCTAACCGCGCCGCTGCTTACCGCCAGGGCATTGCCCGTGGTGAAGCTAAGAGCCGCGCCAACGCAAACAACTCGGCTCTGGCAGCTGCCGCTGCCGCCCCTGCCGCTGCTCCTGCCATGATGAACAGCTTTGCCGGTGCAGGTGCTCCTGCCGGTAACTTCGCCATGAGCTCGGCTTATTTGCCTAACCAGCAGTACGGTCAGCGCGATGCTGCTTATCCTTCTTCGGAAGTACGTCGCAAGAGCTGGTAATCTGCTTTTTTGCTTCTAACACAAAGCCCAGGTCATTGTACCTGGGCTTTGTGTTACTTCGCATTTCGTTTCTTCGTTCTTCTCTCTACCAAAACCTTGTTTCCATGAAATCCTTTCTTGGCCTCCTGATGGGAGGCGCCTTGCTGGCCTCCTGCTCAAGCCCCAAAACTGATGCGGCTACGGCCGTGAATGTGCAAACGCTCAACCAGCAATTCATTGGGGCCTGGAACGCCAAAAATACAGCCGCGCTCGATACGCTGCTGGCCGACGACGTGCAGTACGCCCAGGGCGAGTCGCGCTTCAATGGCAAATCGGAGGTGGCTGACAAGTGGGTACGCGCTACCATGGGCACTATTTCCGACTTGAAAACCTACACCACAAGCACGGGTGCTGGCGACAACATCGCCTACGAGGCCGGCACGTTCTCTACGGACGTTCTGCCCGAAACGCCCGGCCAGCCCCACGGCGAAGGCGAAGGCAACTTTGTGCTGCTCTGGAAAAAGCAAAAGAACAACAGCTGGAAGCTGAGCTATGTGCAGCTGGAAGGCCTACCCGTAAAGGTTCGCAACTAATATACATTCTCCCTATTCCAGAAAAAGCCTCGTCTGCTAGCAGACGAGGCTTTTTCATGCCCATTCGGGTTTGTAGTGGCCTACTGCGTTTGTCCGGCCAGATATTCTTCGCCTTCCAATACCGGCGCCATATTCCGTGATTCTTCCTCCGTGAACAGCCTGGACCGAATCAGGAACCGCACGCCCAATGGTATTTCCAGCGAGAAGCTGGCGCCCCGGCCCTTAGTTACATCTACGGTGAGCTGGGTGTGTTGCCAGTACTCAAACTGACTGGTGCTCATGAAGAAGTCGCAGCCATGAATCTGGCCTAGCCACACATCGTTGCCTCCAATTCGAAATTCACCTTTGGTAAAGCACATGGGCGAAGAGCCATCGCAGCAGCCGCCGCTTTGGTGAAACATCAGGGGGCCATGCTCTTCCCGGAGCACATCAATGGTGGCTTCGGCAGCAGGCGTTATCAGGACACGTGGAGTGGGCTTGGAGGACATATGCAGGCAAGTTTCTGAAAATAGTAGAACGTCATGCCGCGCCTCGCGAAGCATCTCTACCCCAGATATAATCAAAGTTATTCTGGCGACAGAGATGCTCCGGCAAGCCCGGCATGACGTTCTGTTTCGGCTACTTACTGGCCTAGAAGAAACCGAGTTTCTGCTGGCTGTAAGAAATCAGCATGTTTTTGGTCTGGCGGTAATGGGCCAGCATCATCTTATGGTTTTCGCGGCCGAAACCGGAGGCCTTATAGCCGCCGAAGGGCGCGCCGGCGGGGTAATCGTGGTAGCAGTTCACCCACACGCGGCCGGCCTGGATGGCACGGGGCATCTGGTACAGCTCGTGTGCATCGCGCGACCATAGGCCGGCGCCTAGGCCATACAGCGTATCATTGGCCAGTTCAATGGCTTCTTCGTTGTCTTTGAATGTGGTGACGGACAGCACCGGACCGAAGATTTCCTCCTGGAAAATCCGCATTTTGTTGTGGCCCCGGAAAATGGTGGGCTGGATGTAATAGCCTTCGTTCAGCTCATCGTGGGCATGGTCGCGGTGGGCTTCACCACCCACCAGCACTTCGGCACCTTCCGCTTTCCCGATTTCCAGGTAGCTCAGGATTTTCTCGTACTGGTCGTTGCTGGCCTGGGCGCCCATCATGGTTTCCATGTCCAGGGGGTGGCCTAGCTTGATGGCTTTCACGCGCTCAATCAGGCGCGGCATAAACTCATCGTAAATATCCTCATGGATGAGCAGGCGCGAGGGGCAGGTGCAGATTTCGCCTTGGTTGAGGGCAAACATGGCGGCTCCTTCCAGGCACTTATCCAGGAAATCGTCGTCGTGGTCCATCACCGATTTGCAGAAGATATTCGGCGACTTACCGCCCAGCTCCATGGTTACGGGAATGATGTTTTCGGCAGCGTATTGCAGAATGAGGCGGCCCGTGGTGGTTTCGCCCGTGAACGATACCTTTTGCACGCGCTTGTTGCTGGCCAGCGGCTTGCCTGCTTCCAGCCCGAAACCGTTCACCACGTTCACCACGCCGGCAGGCAGCACGTCCTGAATCAGCTCCATAAGTACCATAATGCTGGCGGGCGTCTGTTCGGCGGGCTTCATCACGACGCAGCAGCCAGCGGCCAGGGCAGGCGCCAGCTTCCAGGTAGCCATCAGCAGCGGGAAGTTCCAGGGGATGATCTGGCCAACAACCCCCAGCGGCTCCTGAATCACGAGCGATAAGGTGGTTTCATTCAGTTCCGTAGCCGAGCCTTCTTCGGCCCGAATAACGCCGGCAAAGTACCGGAAGTGGTCGATGCACAGGGGCAGATCGGCGGCCATGGTTTCCCGAATGGCTTTGCCGTTTTCCACGGTTTCAACCGCCGCCAAGTGGGCCAGATTGGCCTCCATGATGTCGGCAATTTTCAGGAGCACGTTGCTGCGCGTAGTGGCCGAGGCTTTGCTCCAGGATTTAAAGGCTTCGTGGGCGGCGTCTAGGGCCAGCTCAATATCTTCTTTAGTAGAGCGGGCTACTTTGGTAAAGGCTTTACCATCAATGGGTGAGGGGTTTTCGAAGTACTGGCCCTTCACTGGCGCCACCCATTTGCCCCCGATAAAATTATCGTAGTGAGATTTAAACTTAGGCCGTTCAACGAGAGTGGTGGGTTTTTCTAGGGTTTCCATTGTAGGTCTGGGATGTGAGGTTTGGATAACCCAAGCTACCTTTCTTCCAGACCAGAATGGTTCTACTATCGTCGCACAAAAGCGGTCTATTGTCGCAAGTTGCTAGTGCCATAAGTGAGGACTCACTATCTTAGGTGCTGCGCCATCTGCGCCGTTCAGTTGTTTAGCATGAAAGTTACCCAACCGCCCATGCCGCACGCCCATCTGCCTGCTCCTATTGCCCTGCATCAGCAGCACCAACTCAGCACCTTGGTGGAAAACCGCACGGTGTATACGCTGGAAGCGTTTGAGCTCAATGTATTTGAAACCCACCAGACGGCTCACCAAGTACCCCTAAGCATGGGCAACCTGGTTCTGACAACCATGTTGCGTGGGCGCAAAGTCATGCACCTCGCCGGTCAGCCAGCCTTTGACTATTTGCCCGGCGAGTCGGTGATAGTGGGCGAGAACCAGACGATGGTTATCGATTTCCCGGAAGCTGATGAAGCACATCCCACGCAGTGCTTGGCCGTGGCCATCCCGACGGATACCATCCGGCAAACGGTGGATCTGCTCAACGAAAAACACCCGCGCGCCGAGGAGCACCTGCCCTGGCACCTCGATACCACCGACCACGCCCATTTCCAGAATACGCCGGAGCTGACGGGCACGTTGGAGCGCCTCGTGCAGCTCTCCCGCGACACAGGCCGCGTGAAGGACGTGCTGGCCAATTTCACGATTCAGGAAATGCTGGTGCGCCTGATGCAGACCCAGGCCCGGCAGCTGCTATTCCACAACTACCGCCAGCACCTGACTACTCACCGCTTTGCGCACGTGGTGCAATACATCAAGCAGCACCTCACGGAGCAGCTCACGGTGGAAAAGCTCAGCGAGCTGGCCTGCATGAGCAAGGCGACGTTCTTCCGGGTGTTTAAGCGCGAGTTGGGCCTCACTCCGGTCGAGTACATCATTCAGGAGCGGCTGGCCGAAGCCAAGCGCCTGCTGCAAAACCCACTTACCACCGTGGCGGATGTGTGTTTTCGGGCGGGCTTCAACAACACCGCCTACTTCCAGAAGCTGTTTAAGCAATATGAAGGCGTGACGCCGGGGCTGTACAAGAAGCAGTGTGCGGGCTGCTAACTGCTGAGATTATCCGGTGAGGGAAGCTAGTGGCCTAGGCCGTTCAGGCTAGGCTTGCTATGTCAATTTCACAACCTTATCTCTCCAAAACCTGTTACCAGAGGCCATTCGGAAAGCCACGTGCGCGCGGCGTCCATTACTTGCCTCATGAAAGAAGTAACAACGGCTGAGCTTCAGCCCGTGACAGAGAACGTACGTTCTACCCCCTCTACCCCACATCTTGCACCCGCCCTGGTGTGGCTGATGGCCATTACCTGCGGCCTGGTAGTCGCTAATATCTATTACAACCAGCCATTGCTGGCCGAAATCGGGCGCACGTTTGGCCTGACGGAAAGCCGGGTGAGCCTAGTAGCCACCATCACGCAGGTAGGCTACACGCTAGGCCTCTTGTTTGTGGTGCCGCTCGGCGACAAGCGTGAACGAAAAGGCCTGATCCTAATGCTGCTCCTGTGTGCGGCCGTGTGTATGGCCGGCGCCGCGTTT
Proteins encoded in this window:
- a CDS encoding glycine zipper 2TM domain-containing protein; this encodes MKKVSLIFAFVILFSTVFSGFAQAQNKISSSAKGAVIGGLGGAAAGALINKKNRVVGGAVGGVAGGGLGYAIGRNADNKRRAEAARVAAARRAEANRAAAYRQGIARGEAKSRANANNSALAAAAAAPAAAPAMMNSFAGAGAPAGNFAMSSAYLPNQQYGQRDAAYPSSEVRRKSW
- a CDS encoding YybH family protein, giving the protein MKSFLGLLMGGALLASCSSPKTDAATAVNVQTLNQQFIGAWNAKNTAALDTLLADDVQYAQGESRFNGKSEVADKWVRATMGTISDLKTYTTSTGAGDNIAYEAGTFSTDVLPETPGQPHGEGEGNFVLLWKKQKNNSWKLSYVQLEGLPVKVRN
- a CDS encoding DUF779 domain-containing protein; translation: MSSKPTPRVLITPAAEATIDVLREEHGPLMFHQSGGCCDGSSPMCFTKGEFRIGGNDVWLGQIHGCDFFMSTSQFEYWQHTQLTVDVTKGRGASFSLEIPLGVRFLIRSRLFTEEESRNMAPVLEGEEYLAGQTQ
- a CDS encoding aldehyde dehydrogenase family protein, whose amino-acid sequence is METLEKPTTLVERPKFKSHYDNFIGGKWVAPVKGQYFENPSPIDGKAFTKVARSTKEDIELALDAAHEAFKSWSKASATTRSNVLLKIADIMEANLAHLAAVETVENGKAIRETMAADLPLCIDHFRYFAGVIRAEEGSATELNETTLSLVIQEPLGVVGQIIPWNFPLLMATWKLAPALAAGCCVVMKPAEQTPASIMVLMELIQDVLPAGVVNVVNGFGLEAGKPLASNKRVQKVSFTGETTTGRLILQYAAENIIPVTMELGGKSPNIFCKSVMDHDDDFLDKCLEGAAMFALNQGEICTCPSRLLIHEDIYDEFMPRLIERVKAIKLGHPLDMETMMGAQASNDQYEKILSYLEIGKAEGAEVLVGGEAHRDHAHDELNEGYYIQPTIFRGHNKMRIFQEEIFGPVLSVTTFKDNEEAIELANDTLYGLGAGLWSRDAHELYQMPRAIQAGRVWVNCYHDYPAGAPFGGYKASGFGRENHKMMLAHYRQTKNMLISYSQQKLGFF
- a CDS encoding AraC family transcriptional regulator, with amino-acid sequence MKVTQPPMPHAHLPAPIALHQQHQLSTLVENRTVYTLEAFELNVFETHQTAHQVPLSMGNLVLTTMLRGRKVMHLAGQPAFDYLPGESVIVGENQTMVIDFPEADEAHPTQCLAVAIPTDTIRQTVDLLNEKHPRAEEHLPWHLDTTDHAHFQNTPELTGTLERLVQLSRDTGRVKDVLANFTIQEMLVRLMQTQARQLLFHNYRQHLTTHRFAHVVQYIKQHLTEQLTVEKLSELACMSKATFFRVFKRELGLTPVEYIIQERLAEAKRLLQNPLTTVADVCFRAGFNNTAYFQKLFKQYEGVTPGLYKKQCAGC